The sequence AGCATAGGCAGCGGCACCTGCGCAGGATGCCGCAGGTGCCGCAAGGTGAGGTAGGGGAGTTGTTCAGGCGCGGACGCGGTGAGGCCGGTTCAGCGTGGCAGCAGCTGGGGTGGGGGCAGCCGGGGCAAGCAGGGGTGGGTGTTCTGCCAGGCGAAGTTCCAGTGCGTTGATGGCGGTGCGCATGGCCAGCCCGTTTCCGCGTTCCTGGTTGCTCAGGATTTCGGACACGAGGCTGCGCTGCTCGTCTAGGCGAATCTCGATTTCCTGGTTGAGGCTCTTGTACACGCCGCTGAGGCGTTCGGCGACGATATCCAGGTAGTGCTGGAACTGGCCGTGCAGGTATTTCTCAAATCCGGGGCGGACAATGTCGGCGAATTCGTCGTAGAAGCGGCGCACTTCGTCGTTCTGCATGACGGTGGTGCCCCGGCCGGACGCCAGGGTCACGGACTGCCGGGCTTCGTCGATCCGCTGCTGCATGCGGTCGTCCATGAAGTCCTCGATGCGTTCGCTGATGCGTTGCTGTTCGGACTCGATGATTTCCCGCAGGACACTACGATCCACGCGCAGGCGCGAGCGGATGGCGTCGACCAGTTCGATGGTGTCGTGCCGGAACAGCTCGTGCTCTTTGCTGAGGGTGGCGAGATCCTCCACAAAGGCATCCACGTGCCGTTCGGTGGTCTGCGCCGCCTTCAGCATGGGTTCCTGGAAGCGCTGGATCAGGCTCTCGAATGCGGCAAACGTGCGGTTGGCCACCAGCTGCGAGAAGCGGCTCAGGTACAGCCATCCGCCTTCCCGGCGTTCACGCCAGTGACGGATCAGGTCTTCCTGCTCGAACTGATTGATGATGTCCTGCACGTAGACCGAAATCTGCCGGATGCGGGTGTTCACGAAGTCCTGGTCCAGCTGGTCCAGCATGCGGCTGTTCTCAAGGCGCAGGTCGATTTTGCGGGCGAAGGTTTTCAGGCGAGCTGTCACGAGTTGCTGCGTGTGAATCAGCTCGCTCTCGACCTTTTTTTCCTGCTCCAGATCCTGTTCCAGGCTGCGCTGCTGCTGAATGTACGCCTCGATCTGTTTCAGCAGCAGTGAGATGGCGTCACCAATAGACGCGCGGGCCTCCTGCACGATGTCGGCGTTCTGGAACATCTTCGCGAGCACCTGCTGCAGTTCCGGAATGCCGGAGCGCTGGCGGTTACGGATTTTCTCGTCGACTTCCGTGCCGAGGTCATGCCAGTGCGACGACGTGAAGAAGATGTCCACGTCGCCCAGCATGCGAGTGAAGTACTGCGACTCTTCGGGCGTCAGTTCAGATTTCCGCAGGATTTCATCCAGCGTCTCGTTCAGGGCGCTGCGAATGCGTTCCAGCTCTTCCTGCTTGTGTTCTGCCAGGGTAGGAATGTCTTCGTCATCTTCCTGCGCCTGCCGCACGGCCGCGTCGTAGGTGACGTCGATCTTCGTGATGGCCATCTTGAGGCTGCGCAGCCGTCGTTTGCGGACCTGCGTGATGATGAAGTCCTTGTCGCTCTGGGAGTACGAGCGGCCACTGTGCGTGAGGAACAGGATGGCGTCCACGTCGTTGACTTCCCGTTCCGTGGCCTGCACGCGGTAGGCGTCCGTGTCGTCCAGGCCAGGCGTGTCGATCAGTTCAATGCCTTCGCTGATCAGTGGAATTGGGGCGAAGATCTCGACCCGTTCGACCAGGCAGTGCAGTGGGTCACGGCTGGACACGTACTTTTTCACCTGCGCAGCGAAGGCTTTGCGCTGCTTCCGGTCATTCCAGTCGTCACAGCGCAAGACGATAGGCCGATTCTCGTCCGTGACGTACTCGGCTAGCAGAGCGTCATGATCACGCTCCTGAACTTCCTTTCCTGCCTCTCGCGCCACCTCGTCTCGCTGATGCTGAGAGACGACTTTCTCGTAGAAGCGCTGATACCGCCGTGCCTGCGGATCACTGGGGTCCTCGCTGTGAATGGCCGCCATGCGAGTCCAGGTGGCGCGGGAGAGGAAGTGCACTTCGGCGCGGGCCGCGGTGTCATAGCGGAAGCTGGTGATGGTCGCCGTTTCCGGATTGGTGCTGACACTCGCGAGGTTGCCCAGGTCGCAGACCTTGTTGATGAAACTGGATTTCCCGACTTTGAAGGATCCGACGACGGCCACCCGGTAGTGTTCAGGCAGGCTGGTACGGTCCAGGCTGGCTTCCAGGGCCGCGATCTGCCGCGTGATGAACGGGTCTGGTGTGGGCAGCTGCGCTTGGAAATCCGTGAGGGTGTCGAGAATGTACGCGGCGTGGTTCCGCTGTGCGCGGAGATCCTGAATAGGGTTGAGGTGCGGGTCGGGCAGAGTAGTGCGGGTCGTCATTCAGGAACTCCGGAGGTGCACGAACAGGGAGTGAGGCTCAGGCGGAGGCGGTCCAGACGTCCTGCTGGAACTCGGTCAGCAGGTCAGGTAGCTGCCCGCCGAACACAGCTGTGCTGAGGCGGTCGAATCCGCCCAGTTCCTTGCGGACTGGGTTGGTGGGCTGGTCGAGCAGGTCACGGTCCAGGTACCCGTTCGCTTTGAGTTGCGCGGCGAGGCGCTGCAGCCACTTCTGTTGCGGGGGCGTCCAAGTTTTCGTGCCGAGCAGCCGGGCGAGTGCGGCGTCCACCCGCGCGTCGAAGGGTTGCGGCGATTCGTTCAGCGCGGCGGCCCGGATGAATCCGATGATGCTGGCGGCAGCGTCGACGTTCTTCACGTTGGCGTAGGCGCGTTGCAGGTTCACTTCGCTGAAGCCCTGCGCGTCCAGTTGCCGTTTCAGGTCCAACAGGTCGGTGCGGGTCAGGTCGGCGGGTCTCGTCAGGACGGTGCTCAGCGCGGGCAGCAGATCCTGGTTTTTCTGCACCAGCTGCTCGAAGGCACTCAGGTAGTCCTCGGCGCGACGACCACCGGGGAATTCGGACTGCACGTACATCACCTGGTCGGCATGCTCGCTGATGTAGATGGGCTGCCCGCCGCTGGTGCGGCCGGTGTCCAGCAGCGTCAGCATGGGGGCGTGCTGCGTGATCAGGTCGGCGGCCTCGTCGGGTGTGGCCTGCCGGAGCACCTGAATGAACGCTTCGGGCTTGTGGCCGGTCTCTCCTTCGAAGGTGTCGCGGGCGGCGTCGGTCAGGCGTCCTTTGACCCGCTGGAGTTTCGCGACCAGTTCATCCCGGAGCAGGGCGCGGGCCTCGGTGGTCGGGGCGGCCTGGAGATCCTCCCCGAGGCTCACGAAGCTGCGTTTGGGCTGCTGCACGACGGCGGGCATCGTGATGAAGTCCTGAATGGCCTCGTAGGCGCGGACGGCGTCGTAGATGCGGAACACGGTCTTGTCGATCTCGTCGCAGCGGCGCGTGGCGCGGCCCAGCATCTGCTCGAACAGGATGCGGCTGCTGACGCGACGCAGGAACACCAGCGTGCTGATCGCCGGGACGTCCACGCCGGTGGTCAGCAGGTCCACGGTGACGGCAATCGCTGGACTCGACTCGTTCCGGAATCGCCGCGTGAGCTGCAGGGGCTGATCGCTCGCGCCCGTGATCTTCATGACCGCTCCGTCGTCCAGTTCCCCGTACTTCGCCCGCAGAGCTTCCCGGAGAAGATCGACGACCTCGTCGGCGTGGCGGTCGTTCACGCAGAACACCAGGGTCTTGTCCGGTCCGAAGGGATTCAGGTGCTCGGCCAGGAAGGCGCACACGGCCTGGTTGAAGCCCTTGGCGATCACCCGCCGGTTGAAGTCCTCAATCTCCAGGCCCACGTCGTCAGGAGCTTCGAACAGCACGACTTCATCCGCGCCGGGCGTGTACGTGGGGATCTGCTCGCCCTGTTTGAAGCGAATGCCCGTCATGGACAGTTCCGTCTCGATCAGCGTCGGAGGCTCGTGATCGATCAACACGCCGTCCAGTACTGCCTGCCGGTACGTGTAGGCGTACACGGGCTTGCCGAAAATCTCGGTGGTGTGTAGAGCGGGCGTGGCGGTCAGGGCAACCTTGACTGCGTCGAAGTACTCGATCACCTGCCGGTACTTGCTGACGTACTCGTTCTCGTTGCGCCAGCCGAGTTCGGCGTCGGCCAGTTCACGGTCCAGCGTGTAGCCACGGTGCGCCTCGTCCACCACGATCAGGTCGTACGTCCCCACTGCCGGTGGGGCGTCACCCGTGACGCGCCGCACGAGCCCCTGGACGGTCGTGACATGCACGTTCGTGTCCGTGTCAATGTCTCCGTCGCCCATCGCGGTCAGGCCGAACGTCTCGGCGAATGTGCGCGTGCCTTCCAGGCGGGTGGTCTTGAAGTCGTTGCTGGCCTGCTCGCCCAGCGTCTCGCGGTCCACGAGGAACAGCACGCGCCGGAACCGACCTGCTTTCAACAGGCGGTAAATCAGGGCGATGGCCGTCTTGGTCTTACCAGTGCCAGTAGCCATGGCCAGCAGCAGTTCACGCTGACCGGCGGCAATCCCAGCTTCGACCGCCTGAATCGCGGTCTTCTGGTAGAGCCGCAGGCTCAACTCGTACTCCATCGGCTCGGACTTCAGGCGTTCATCGGCGGCGGCGGTGTCCTGATGCAGCAGGGCCAGCAGATCCTGTGGGGTATGCCAGCCGGGCAGCGGATGGGACGGATTCACGGGGCGGCGCGCATCCCGGAACCAGATGCCACTCTCGGTTCTCAGCTGCGCCAGGTAGGGGCGGCCGTTCGTCGCGAACAGGAAGGGCACCCGGTATTCGCCCCACGGTCCATGCGGGTAATCGAGATCGGGGACGCTGGCCAGGTTGAAGTGACGGCTATAGCGCGCCGCCTGCTCCAGACTGCTCATCACACTCTTTTTTTTGTGTTTGGCCTCGACGACGGCCACAAGCGTCAGCCCGGCGAACAGGGCGTAATCCGCTCGCTCCTTGTCTCCGACCGGCCACTCGGCGATGGCCAGATTCCGCCCCTTCGTTGGGCGGGTGCCCTTGGCGTACCGCAACTGCACGCTGTCTGTTTCCCAGCCGGCGGCGCGAAGCTGCGCGTCGATCAGCTCTCGGGTTTCTTCCTCGCTGAGATGAATGCGCGCCGCGGCCTGATTGGCAGCGGTGGCAATCCCAGACGTGTCTTTCGGCGCCTGCGACTGCGCGTCCTTCAGTCGGCGCTCGGCATCGGCCCGCGCTTGCTCAGCTTCAGCCAGCAGGGTGCGCAGGCGTTCCGCATCCTCGCGTTGCGGCGGATCAATGAAATCGCCGCACGTGTAGGTGGCGTCGTGGAAGGTCCGGATCAGCCATACCCCGACAATCCAGCCAAATTTCAGGTGGCTCAGTGCCTGCTGCTTCTCGCCCGTGAAGGCGTGGTTGGCTTCGTTTCCCGCCCGGCGAAGTTCGGTCAGGAGTTGCCACACCTCGCGGGGCAGCACG comes from Deinococcus radiotolerans and encodes:
- a CDS encoding dynamin family protein, with amino-acid sequence MTTRTTLPDPHLNPIQDLRAQRNHAAYILDTLTDFQAQLPTPDPFITRQIAALEASLDRTSLPEHYRVAVVGSFKVGKSSFINKVCDLGNLASVSTNPETATITSFRYDTAARAEVHFLSRATWTRMAAIHSEDPSDPQARRYQRFYEKVVSQHQRDEVAREAGKEVQERDHDALLAEYVTDENRPIVLRCDDWNDRKQRKAFAAQVKKYVSSRDPLHCLVERVEIFAPIPLISEGIELIDTPGLDDTDAYRVQATEREVNDVDAILFLTHSGRSYSQSDKDFIITQVRKRRLRSLKMAITKIDVTYDAAVRQAQEDDEDIPTLAEHKQEELERIRSALNETLDEILRKSELTPEESQYFTRMLGDVDIFFTSSHWHDLGTEVDEKIRNRQRSGIPELQQVLAKMFQNADIVQEARASIGDAISLLLKQIEAYIQQQRSLEQDLEQEKKVESELIHTQQLVTARLKTFARKIDLRLENSRMLDQLDQDFVNTRIRQISVYVQDIINQFEQEDLIRHWRERREGGWLYLSRFSQLVANRTFAAFESLIQRFQEPMLKAAQTTERHVDAFVEDLATLSKEHELFRHDTIELVDAIRSRLRVDRSVLREIIESEQQRISERIEDFMDDRMQQRIDEARQSVTLASGRGTTVMQNDEVRRFYDEFADIVRPGFEKYLHGQFQHYLDIVAERLSGVYKSLNQEIEIRLDEQRSLVSEILSNQERGNGLAMRTAINALELRLAEHPPLLAPAAPTPAAATLNRPHRVRA
- the hsdR gene encoding type I restriction-modification system endonuclease, yielding MPSSPPSNFEDLSRVEPLLAQLGTLAERYAVQDPNTALLKLRQYGELLARVIAARSGHLLDEDETQVARLARLQREGVLPREVWQLLTELRRAGNEANHAFTGEKQQALSHLKFGWIVGVWLIRTFHDATYTCGDFIDPPQREDAERLRTLLAEAEQARADAERRLKDAQSQAPKDTSGIATAANQAAARIHLSEEETRELIDAQLRAAGWETDSVQLRYAKGTRPTKGRNLAIAEWPVGDKERADYALFAGLTLVAVVEAKHKKKSVMSSLEQAARYSRHFNLASVPDLDYPHGPWGEYRVPFLFATNGRPYLAQLRTESGIWFRDARRPVNPSHPLPGWHTPQDLLALLHQDTAAADERLKSEPMEYELSLRLYQKTAIQAVEAGIAAGQRELLLAMATGTGKTKTAIALIYRLLKAGRFRRVLFLVDRETLGEQASNDFKTTRLEGTRTFAETFGLTAMGDGDIDTDTNVHVTTVQGLVRRVTGDAPPAVGTYDLIVVDEAHRGYTLDRELADAELGWRNENEYVSKYRQVIEYFDAVKVALTATPALHTTEIFGKPVYAYTYRQAVLDGVLIDHEPPTLIETELSMTGIRFKQGEQIPTYTPGADEVVLFEAPDDVGLEIEDFNRRVIAKGFNQAVCAFLAEHLNPFGPDKTLVFCVNDRHADEVVDLLREALRAKYGELDDGAVMKITGASDQPLQLTRRFRNESSPAIAVTVDLLTTGVDVPAISTLVFLRRVSSRILFEQMLGRATRRCDEIDKTVFRIYDAVRAYEAIQDFITMPAVVQQPKRSFVSLGEDLQAAPTTEARALLRDELVAKLQRVKGRLTDAARDTFEGETGHKPEAFIQVLRQATPDEAADLITQHAPMLTLLDTGRTSGGQPIYISEHADQVMYVQSEFPGGRRAEDYLSAFEQLVQKNQDLLPALSTVLTRPADLTRTDLLDLKRQLDAQGFSEVNLQRAYANVKNVDAAASIIGFIRAAALNESPQPFDARVDAALARLLGTKTWTPPQQKWLQRLAAQLKANGYLDRDLLDQPTNPVRKELGGFDRLSTAVFGGQLPDLLTEFQQDVWTASA